The Thermococcus sp. EP1 region TGGATAGATAATAGAATGCAACTAGAGATAAAACCCCATAGATGGCTGGCAGGATGAAAAAGACATAATCAGTCTTGAAAATGGAATATATAAACGCGCCTATTACATGAAATAATGGAGGATAGCTATATGCTTTAAGCCCTAAAAGAGAACCCACATCCTTTGAAAGTACCCCTATTCCGTTGTTTACTATTCTCAAAGTAAGATCTCTGTGAAGATATTCATCATAAACAGCAAGTAACAAAGTTCTATGAGGAATCAGTCTCACGATGAAAGAGGTTATAAGTAATAATGCAAATTTGGACCTTTTCATCTTTTTCACCCCTAACTCTTTTAATATCCTTTTCACTTTATTAAAGTTGGTGGTTCAATGAAAGCTCTAAAGCTTTTCAGTCTTGCGTTCTTTACCCATCTACTTTTAATGGTTTATGCCAACACTTTTCTAAGTGAAAAACTTTATGCAACCGAGCTTCCTTTTAACCAGATTCTCATTGCTGTATTTATCTCACTGGCCTTCTTTGGAGTTTTCGTGTTTGGATATTTAAAACCAATAAAGCTACCAAAATCAGTATACTGGCTCATTCTCTTTCTCATCTCCTTTGCACTTCCTGGTTATGGACAATTTGCTGTTTTAATAATGTTCTTCCTTTCTAAGGAATACAATATTTTTGAAAAATATGCAAAATTTGTGCTCTTAGGCTCGATTCTCTCCATAATTTCCCTCTATGTCATTGAAGGGGTCCCCCTTTTCCATTGGGAATTAAGATTCAAACTTGTCAAACCACTTGTCCTTTTTGCATTTTTGGGAGGAATCTCTCTGACATACTGCACATTAAACTGGAAACTCAAGACATTAGTCTTTGTACTCTTTGAAATCCTATTCTTTGCTGGAACTTTTAGGTCTCTAATGCTTCTGGCATTTCTATTCTATTTTCTGCCTTACTATTACGACAACAAGCTGAGTTTTGAAAGAATTCTTATTGCCCTCCCAGTATTCTTGTTTGTAATATATTTAAGCGGAAACCTTGAGAGTCTCTTAACAAGAATGGGCTTTACATTCTTAGTGTTCCACAACATAGTCTCAGTTTCACTTCCATTTGGATTTTTCCATGGAAAGCTCTTGCTTCACAGTGACCCCAGATGGAGAATTGCCTTTATGTTCACTCTTAATGGGAGATACACATACTCTCTCTTTGGTCAGCCAATAGCAGACTTTGGAGTCTTCGGAGCACTAGAAGCTTATCTTCTTGGGACCCTGTTAAAGTTCTCAGAAAAGAATAAAGCGAGTGCAAGTGTTGTTTTAGCAACTTTAATCTATGCCCTTGAAAGTGGAATTGATGCATTTTTGCTCTCTGTGTTGTTGCTTTTTGGTGGTGTTTATTCGAGTGAGATCCAGACAAAACTTAGAGGTAGATAGGAATACACGTCTACCAAACCACTTTAAGGTGTCTATCTTTTCAATATACGCTCAATTGTTGTAAAGAATAGTATATTATTTAACAAAAATTTTATATATTGAATTGCACAAAAATTATTGTTATTGCTGCATATAATTCAAGCTTTTCTAAAATCAAGAAGTTACTTGATCCCACAAATAAGGGGGTCAGAAGACATGAGAAGGGTGACTCTGTTTTTAGTTGTAATATTGCTCTGGTCTATAGTACCAATAAGTGCAGTATCTGCCGTTACAGATCCAAACCACAACCCAATAGAGATTATCGGGGATGAAAGCTTTACTCCCGAAAACGGTGTCATCGGTGGTAGTGGCACCCCAGAAGACCCATATATAATCGCGAATTGGGTGATTAATGCAAGTGGTTCGGCATTTGGGATACATATTGCTAATACAAGAGCATACTTTGTTATCAGAAATGTTACCATTTATGGGGGAGTTCAAAGTATCTTGCTAGAAAATGTCAGCAATGCAATGATTGAAGCCTCTCAAATGTATAATGCTGAGTGGGACGGGATTGCAATAGTTGCCTCTTCAGGAGTTACAGTATACAGTACAATAATCCAAGATATCGGAGGTTCAGGAATACACGGATGGGACTCCACAGGGCTTATTCTCGAGCATAATGAAGTGACTAATACCGAAAAAGGAATAACTTTAGAAAGAAGCAAAGCTGTAGTTAGATACAACAATTTGACTTCTAACAGAGAAACAGGAACTACAATTTGGGAGACAGATGGCGTAGAAATTTACAACAATACAATTTCCTCAAACGGATGGGTTGGAATATTCCTATATCACTCCATCAATATAGTGATAGGGAACAACACCCTTTCAAACAATCAAGGAGATGGCATCCTTCTAGAATCCACAAACGAAACAGATATACTTGAGAATGTGTTCTCCGAGAATCAAGGAGCTGGAGTTTCAATTGGGGCATCAAAAGATAACATAGTAAGTGAAAACACTTTCGAGAGCAATAATAATGGGGTAACTATTGGAGACTCTCTTAATATCACAATAATAGACAACAGCTTTTTAAACAGTGAGTACCCTGCTATTGAAATTCATAACTCTGAGGGCCTGATAATACAGCTTAATTATGTGTATGCAACAAATCATACAGGGATATGGATTTGGAATGCTACAAGCATTACTATAGAAAACAATACTGTATTGAACAGTACGTACGAGGGAATATGGGCCCAATACATGTACAATTCGACAATATCAAACAATGATCTGCAGAATAATGAATATAGCGGAGTTACATTAGTAGATTCAGAAAATAGTGTTATCTCAGGTAATTTCCTCAAGAATAATAAGTACAGTGGAGTCTCTTTGGAGAGGACCAATAGCAGTTCGGTGATCAATAACACTATACTTAATGTAACTGAAGGGGATGGAATCTACCTTTGGAATGCCACTAAAAACGTCATTGCTAACAATTACATTAAAGGGACAGGAGAAGATGGCGTTCAACTCCAATACTCCCCAAATAACATGATAGTTGAGAATTATATAGATCATGGGGATGTGAGCACTGCTCAGGGAATAGACACTCATAATTCCCCGTACCTCCAGATCTCTGAAAACACGATAACCAATGCAAATAATGGAATTTATCTCTTTCTAAACTCCCACAATAGTAACATCACTAAGAACAATATCTTCAATAATGGGGCTGGAATAGTGATAGAAGGACTGATTAACATAACTATCTCAGAAAACAAAGTATCAAACAACTCTCGCCAAGGTATTGTAGTTCAGAGTTCTAGAGAAATAACTCTTACTAACAACTTTATAGAAGGGAGTGGGTATAATGGTGTCGAGTTCTATACTGTCACAAATGCCATTGTGATGGGTAATCAATTTATACACAATAATCATGGAGCATTTCAGGCAGATAATTCCATGAACCTCTACATTTCAGACAACCGAATGGAAGAAACAAACGCTGGTGTTGTCTTCAGGTATAATACTCAAGATTCCTTGGTAGAGAACAACTTTATTGCTAATAACGAGAAAGGATTCTGGATTTGGGAAGCTAATAATAACACTTTCGTGAACAATACTGTGGTAAATAACGCTTGGACGGGAGTATTCATATATAACTCCACTGACAACGTATTTTACCTGAATCACTTTGAAAACTCCCAAAACGTTATCCTCGAGAATTCAATAGCTCAATGGTACTCTCCAGAGCCAATTTCATACGACTACAACGGCACTACCATAATAATCCCCGGAACTCAGTTCACAAACTATCTAGGAAACTACTGGAGTGACTACATGGGAAGGGACACTAATGGAGACGGTATTGGAGAGGAGCCATATTATATAGATTCAAACAATTATGACCCATATCCGATTTCATATATGATAAAGCCTGTAGTATTAACCGACATAGCTAGAGAGATAACGAATACCTCAGCCGTCTTTAGAGGTACACTTCTTGATACTGGAGGAAGCACCTCCGTAGAAGTGTGGTTTGAATATGGACTATCTATGGACAATTTGACCCAAACAACATCACATCAAGTGTTATTAACTGAAGAATCTTTCGAAATTGGAGTTTTTGATTTGGTGCCAAATACCACCTATTACTTCAGAGCAGTCGCAAAGAATGAAATAGGAACTGCATATGGAAGAATACTAAGCTTTACAACGCCACTAACAGGGAACTATACTGTCCTACAAAAAGGCCCAGCGAGTGATTTGATAAGAATCACTCTTGCAAATTCTGAGGGTGATGGAATTACTAAAACCGCAGAGGGGAATTTAGACATCTTCCTTTGGAGTGTAAGTGGAAATATCATCCAAAGTCTCCCCAATGAGACAATCACTAAGCTGAAGTTAGTTAGAACCACAACAGGCTATAATGATATTGAACTTAACCCAGTGCACGATGACGACAGCCCATATTTGGTTACTGTGAATAATAAGACTTATTTCAATCCATTTGCAATAAGAGAGATTAGACATGCATTAAACTTCCTCCTAAACAGGCAGTACTTTGTCCAAGAATACCTCGGTGGCCATGGACAACCAATGTTTGGAGGAATACGACCAAGCTCAGGGGCAGGTATATACTTTGAACCAGTTTATAATGCTCTAGGTCTAACTCCTGAAGGAAACCAGAACAAAGCATTAATAATGATTGAGGAGGCCATGCAGAAAGCATCTCAGGACTTAGCAGTGCAGGGATACACGCTAGAAAAAATCAACGGCACATGGTACTTCGAAGGCGAACCAGTTATAATAAAAGGAGTGATCAGAATAGAGGATCATAGAAAAGAAATCGGCCTTTACGTTGCAGACATGCTTGAAAAAGCAGGCCTCAAAGTTGAGAGACTCTTATGGGATAGGAGTACAGCAGGCCGCATAGTATATGGAACTGATCCAAGAGAGTATAAATGGAGCTTCTACACTGCTGGTTGGGTTTCTACAGTTAACATTAAGTGGCCTGATGTTTACACCGCATGGTGGTATGCAAGCTGGTACGGATGGCTCCCAGGTGCAGTAGGATGGGAAATACCAAGAGAAGACTTGGTGACCTTTGGTGAGCTTGTAAATG contains the following coding sequences:
- a CDS encoding right-handed parallel beta-helix repeat-containing protein — encoded protein: MRRVTLFLVVILLWSIVPISAVSAVTDPNHNPIEIIGDESFTPENGVIGGSGTPEDPYIIANWVINASGSAFGIHIANTRAYFVIRNVTIYGGVQSILLENVSNAMIEASQMYNAEWDGIAIVASSGVTVYSTIIQDIGGSGIHGWDSTGLILEHNEVTNTEKGITLERSKAVVRYNNLTSNRETGTTIWETDGVEIYNNTISSNGWVGIFLYHSINIVIGNNTLSNNQGDGILLESTNETDILENVFSENQGAGVSIGASKDNIVSENTFESNNNGVTIGDSLNITIIDNSFLNSEYPAIEIHNSEGLIIQLNYVYATNHTGIWIWNATSITIENNTVLNSTYEGIWAQYMYNSTISNNDLQNNEYSGVTLVDSENSVISGNFLKNNKYSGVSLERTNSSSVINNTILNVTEGDGIYLWNATKNVIANNYIKGTGEDGVQLQYSPNNMIVENYIDHGDVSTAQGIDTHNSPYLQISENTITNANNGIYLFLNSHNSNITKNNIFNNGAGIVIEGLINITISENKVSNNSRQGIVVQSSREITLTNNFIEGSGYNGVEFYTVTNAIVMGNQFIHNNHGAFQADNSMNLYISDNRMEETNAGVVFRYNTQDSLVENNFIANNEKGFWIWEANNNTFVNNTVVNNAWTGVFIYNSTDNVFYLNHFENSQNVILENSIAQWYSPEPISYDYNGTTIIIPGTQFTNYLGNYWSDYMGRDTNGDGIGEEPYYIDSNNYDPYPISYMIKPVVLTDIAREITNTSAVFRGTLLDTGGSTSVEVWFEYGLSMDNLTQTTSHQVLLTEESFEIGVFDLVPNTTYYFRAVAKNEIGTAYGRILSFTTPLTGNYTVLQKGPASDLIRITLANSEGDGITKTAEGNLDIFLWSVSGNIIQSLPNETITKLKLVRTTTGYNDIELNPVHDDDSPYLVTVNNKTYFNPFAIREIRHALNFLLNRQYFVQEYLGGHGQPMFGGIRPSSGAGIYFEPVYNALGLTPEGNQNKALIMIEEAMQKASQDLAVQGYTLEKINGTWYFEGEPVIIKGVIRIEDHRKEIGLYVADMLEKAGLKVERLLWDRSTAGRIVYGTDPREYKWSFYTAGWVSTVNIKWPDVYTAWWYASWYGWLPGAVGWEIPREDLVTFGELVNEFGGPDATIAALQLKYYNTTEKLTELYNMTTEEITKLLVLRNLDFNNKTYTLEENNANQYWDLQKISMA